The DNA segment aataaaacagaaagCGGCTATGATCCACTACACTGTGTGTGACTATGAGTGTATTAGTGTATCACAATGTGCTATGCTCTCCAGTgaattatttacaaatgcaaatgtatatcttcaattaaaaaaaatatcaacggATGTGTAAAACTATATGTGTACTGTATGTGTAGTTAAATTTTAATCTgtttaaattaagtttaattaattatgatgaaaataaatttcaaagttgatttattgaaattaataaattgaaCTTATCCTATTGATGTATATGcaaatgtttaactttaattcaaatgacaaataaattaatttgaattaaatttatgaaatttaaatgtaaaaaggcCAACGACAAAGCAAAGGACAGATCCgttaaaagatataaataatacaagCGATAAGTTTAATGGCCGGGGACCAGTCTAAGTTTAcacaagttcaaggtcaaacaGGGTCAAAAGGTGTTCCCTAAATATTTTAGTAGGCTAccaagtttatttatataactatttcTATTTAATCTATGACACAACTACCATAAATACACCTGGATAGCTATATTCACACAATAactattaacaataaataattaaaatacaaaacaatatacgatatagaaccataccaaacacacaaactgataaaatactgaaatatgcaccttgctacatATGGTTTTACAGTAAACTTATGTAAACgtatataattaacaaatttataCCTTTTACAGAACACCGCAAACTGTACCCACTTCTTCAATCCTTAtgttatatttcacttatatcATAACATGAGCAGGGTTTTTTTCAACTTATCTTAACtattcatgcaaaatgaaaaaatatagaGTGGCATACCGTGCGTGCGAGTGTGGACAGCAGGAGAAACTAGTTAATATGTTATCTCCTAATGCcgtactttaaagctgcactctcacaaattgaacgttttgacattttattttatttttttgttttggaacgaaccaatttatgccaaaatgcatggaaaccagtcgtataagactgccgacaaagACATAGATCTCGGATTTTTATATCTaggttcaaaaattgatttttatgcatttttcataaaccgttagtaaggcttaaagccataaaacattaattttcgacggaaataataaaaaaaaatcgatcttttgtcagcagtcttttatcactggtatgcagatatttacgcgaacattggctcattctaagacaaataaataaaaaaaagttgtcaaaacggtgaatatttgagagtgcagctttaacagtgcATTTATGTTCTGGTGTAAATTTGATGATTTGAACACGAAATTTGTctgtttttgctttttatcTAAATGGCATGCAAGCCCGTAGCCAGAGTCAAACTTTGAATAAGGCAAACAATATATATAGGCATGGTGGCTGGATCCTCCCCTCAAAAATGCTTACTTAAGTGTTTCTCTGCGTACCAGGTTATTTGATGTAAACAGAAAAgtgatatatcaaatataattctgttttgtttaaatggtCATTAATCGAACGAATTTAAATTCACGGAATCCACCAGAATGTCTGACTTCCAATGCGCATTTAGAAGTAAAATGAGGTGAAGTGGTTAAGGGTGGATGTAGCGTTAGTTAGTAGTGGGACAAAGCTGAACTTAATGGTAAACATGGGTGAGAAATGTCTTTAAAGTAATCGAGAACTTATTTTTTACAAGGATATATGCAAGATGAGCTATTGACTGTTAAACGACAACCtaggatgtatgccggtacatcagttgaagaagttcgtatttttttaattaaatcattaattaattgtagtgatTGTCAGTggagtgtattattgcaaacataattaagattcccaagagttataCTCTGATATCGTGAAATACTATGACTAAAATTGTAACCATTCAATTGATGGTACGACCAGTGACCCTATACCAGTAACTACATAGATAGTGACAGATGTCGACCGCGACGATTTGACCAATTAAGCGGGAAGAGCATATGGTGAATAGGCAACATCATACTTTTCTAACAACATCGACCTGAACGAAGACCGGATGTCAGAATCGCGGCCCATCTCAACCGGCGACCACCTCGACAAGCGTCCATTGCTTGCTCTAGCAGATGGCGCAAAGACTACGGGTGCAACAGGACGGTGGCAAAAGAACGCTACATGAGCCCGCCGACTAACATGGACCCTACTGGGTTCATATTATTAATGCAAGAGTTGATGGAAAACTTAGCGAGGTGTCTGtaacataaacaacaatatcaagTTCTGTATCCAATGCCATGGACAAACCCATGATACATTTActtctaaattattttaaaggtcTAGTGTTTTATGTGTTCTAGTTTTGTCTTATCACATTGGTATAAATGTAGATAGATTTAATAAACGTACTCATTTCATGTCAAGCCTAAAATTGCCATAATAactttacaaatatgttttcatctACGTTATTTCTTTTAGTTTTGGGGACGGCGTTTGCTTCGTTGACGGATGAGATGGAAAACAGATTCAAGGAAATGGAGCGTTCGTTTACCAAAAGGTTAGAGGAACAGCAGTTGGAAATCGACTTGTTGAAAGACCGTACGGCcgagcaagaaaatgaaattaaagtgCTGCGAAATGTACTTAAAGAAAAGAATTCGGCAAAGGGTAACGATTTTTACGTCCTTTACACAATTAACAAAATGGATAGACTTAAGGGAGCTATTACTAGATTGTGaacaattaattatcattatcaatcggaaaatataattttgacaacACCAGGCTTGAATTTTTGCTTTTTACTGATACATGTTTGTATCATTTTCTAAGACTGAGGGCGTGTATTACTTATGATTCACAACGCTTCAACTTAAACATGGATTACATGGTATATAAGACTATTATAAGTAGTGTATAAAGCGTAAGTCGTTTACtgacattgggccgattgttcggAGATTTGTTatagttaacaacattgttaactctattgttgttaactttcaaatctgtaaTACTGTTTCATGGACACACATGTATTCTGCGGAACTTGTCACAAATATTGAGAAACTAATTCAGATatccttgttttatttaaatatattcgcACAGGATAAAATATGTCACCactaaaagtaaacaacaataacattaaaaacGATGTTTTACAACGATCTGAACAATTGGCCTATGATCTTATAAGTTAATGCATCCACAAAATTCCAGGCATGGCACAGAAGAGGCAGTTTTCGAACGAAGAAGAGATTGCATTCTTCGCAAAGGTCGGGTCTAACTTATCTcatctaggtcaaggtcaaacgaTCGTGTTCGGTGATGTCGTTACCAACATCGATAACACCATGTCGATTGGAGCCTACAACAACAGTTCTGGAATATTCACTGCACCAAGTatacaaattaatatatttaatttttaatatgtataagtTTACCTCCATTTCGATGCAAACAGGTATTTTAGAGACCGTTTCCTGATTAAAACacagtattcattttttatgtccCTAAAGGGGTAATTTTATGATCTAATGATCGATTTGAATCGAACTGATGGTCTCTTGGGTGAAAGTCGGGCTAACATTAATACAACTAGaccatttcattcaatttaagAATATTATTTCGTGCATTGCTATATAGTAGTTACTCATTAGTATTTCGTTTGTCCAAGTAAAAAAGTTGTGTCAAAGAGTCGACAATCACTTATCATGAAGGGCACGACATTCATCGTATATGTGCATGTCAAAGCCATTTCTCGTATCTTAAAACATGTGCCATCAACGTAAGGGTCGGTTTTATctatcatataaaacaaacgtCGTGCAAGAGGTTTTGGTTGTACGATTTGCGCACTGGTTAGCGCAATGGTCAGCGCACTCGGTGCCCactggttagcgcagtggttagcgcagtggttagcgcactggTTAGCGCACTGGTTAGCGTACAGCGCACGGATTAGCGCACTCGTTAGCGCACTGGTTAGCGCACTCGTTAGCGTACTCGTTAGCGCACTCGTTAGCATACTTGCTACTCATCAAGGCGACAGGGTTTGATTCCCgacctgggcgcatgtgagtttcgtttagtggtcaccaagccagtgGAGTgtgttttctccgggtactccggtttcccccacagaacaagaccatactctcgcgtaaaatcgtgccaacgagagtgattgatataatgttgttataacttgtctcacaatcgttgtaaaacaaataaaattaaactaaatTGTTTATGTAGAATGTTACTAATACAgtccaaatgtgtttttattttgtctcaGTTGATGGTCTGTATGTGTTCTCCACCACGATGCACAGCCTCAATCAACAGACGACACACTTTGGAATCTATCGTAACTCCGACAAAATCACAACGATATACGTGCATGGTGACGTCACTTCCGATTCTACGTCAGAAACAATCGTGCTTGCATTAAAACGAGGGGAGACAATATCCGTTCGTCACCTCGAGAGTGACCATGGAGCTTGGGGCGGTGGCCACTCGCTATTCTCCGGCTTTTTACTTAGAGCCCACAATGGAGAGGCAGAAATTGTCGGCTAAATCATTGAGTGGATTGGGTCAggaattatgataaaaaatcaatataataataaataggatatttcatgagttatcatttaatacatcaatttatgaaACGATTTTGTGAGCCTTTGTTGACACTTACAAATTTTACGTAATAGTTtgcctagtggtataggtgtccgtctcttgATCAAGAAATTAtgggtctagtggtataggtgtccgcctctcatcaaTACGTTTAGGGGGCAGGtttggtctagtggtataggtgtccgcctctcatcaaGCTGTTTATCGCGCAGGTgcggtctagtggtataggtgtccgtctctcaccAAGACGTTTAGAGCGCAGGTGTGGTCACGTGGTTTAAGTGTCCGTCTCTCATCAAGACGTTTAGGGGGCAGGtttggtctagtggtataggtgtccgcctctcatcaaGACGTTTAGGGGGCAGGtttggtctagtggtataggtgtccgtctctcatcAAGCTGTTTATCGCGCAggtgtggtctagtggtataggtgtccgtctctctaCAAGACGTTTAGAGCGCAggtgtggtctagtggtataggttttCGTCTCTCATCAAGGTGTTTATCGCGCAggtgtggtctagtggtataggtgtgcGTCTCTCTACAAGACGTTTAGGGCGCAggtgtggtctagtggtataggttttTGTCTCTCATCAAGGTGTTTATCGCGCAggtgtggtctagtggtataggtgtccgtctctcaccAAGACGTTTAGAGCGCAggtgtggtctagtggtataggtgtccgtctctctaCAAGACGTTTAGAGCGCAggtgtggtctagtggtataggttttCTTCTCTCACCAAGACCTTTAAAGCGCAggtgtggtctagtggtataggtgtccgtctctcaccAAGACGTTTAGAGCGCAGGTGTTTTCACGTGGTTTAAGTGTTCGTCTCTCACCGAGACGTTTAGGGCGCAggtgtggtctagtggtatacgTGTCAGCCTCTCATCAAGACGTTTAGGGCACAggtgtggtctagtggtatacgTGTCAGCCTCTCATCAAGACGTTTAGGGGGCAggtgtggtctagtggtataggtgtccgtttCTCTTCAAGAGGTTTAGGGCGCAGgtgtggcctagtggtataggtgtccgtctctcatcAAGACGTTTAGGGCGCAggtgtggtctagtggtatatgagTCCGTCTCTCATCAAGACGTTTAGGACGCAggtgtggtctagtggtataggtgtccgtctctcatcAAGACGTTTAGGGCGCAGGTGTGGtatagtggtataggtgtccgtctctcaccCAAGGGCTTCAGGGTCTAGTTCAATAGACGCCCGTTTCCCACTCAATGGCTTATGGATCTAGTGGTgaaggtgtccgtctctcatccaagaggttaaTGGTTAAGCTGCGGTCTAGTCGATAccacacaaaaaatattgtgGTGAAGAGTTCGCCTCGGATGCGGAAGGTCGCTGGTTCAATCCCCGACCAaggtcataccgaaagacgttacaGTTGGTACAAAAGCCCACTTGCCTGTCATTGAGTATTAAAGGACTTTTAATTTCTCAGTACAGGATTAAAGGGGTTAGACACCAGgtgaaacaagaaaaaaaaagaaaattgtcaaaaactaacaTACAATTGTCATCGTTGCTTAAAACGCATTTAATCTgaattactgatgtatcacatcgctaacGACTCATGCATCTTTCGCtatgtgtgtgtattttttcaaattttaaattttcatagGGTTGTCTACCACTTAAATCCAGGAAAGTGTAAAACATAGcatcggtatatttatctgtactcataaacagatatgatttcaACTGGGAACTCATTATGCGTTATTATAAACGGGGAAACTTAGgtaattttgaataacaaataCGTTCTGATTGGATAACTTATTgccttttattataaattttacattGTCTTACAGCTCGTGTCttaattacacttttattaacaaacgcttattctgattctgcatcACACAAAAACTGCACAAAACTTCctcgcccaacataaaaggtgtttaaacatagaaaaatcgGTCATATAGTGCCCATGTAAGTGCACTAACCGCCGAGTAAAAACTCAAtgaaaaatagctaaaataggtaCAGGAAATGTGCACTTTCactaaaaaacttttttgttaatgcctctagaaacataggttaaaaaaacTTAGAGAAGCTTACAGGTGTGttctccgggtaggcgtatttatattgcgagaaaagtgataaaacttacttaccaggtgaaaatatcctcccaaaacaccaaaatatctTCGAATaccgccattttattccgcatcacacatttccTTCACTTAAACTTCGGAAAACATAAAACACGTGGGACCCCCTGTGTAAAGTGACGTATTATCGGACA comes from the Mya arenaria isolate MELC-2E11 chromosome 13, ASM2691426v1 genome and includes:
- the LOC128214054 gene encoding complement C1q tumor necrosis factor-related protein 6-like, yielding MENRFKEMERSFTKRLEEQQLEIDLLKDRTAEQENEIKVLRNVLKEKNSAKGMAQKRQFSNEEEIAFFAKVGSNLSHLGQGQTIVFGDVVTNIDNTMSIGAYNNSSGIFTAPIDGLYVFSTTMHSLNQQTTHFGIYRNSDKITTIYVHGDVTSDSTSETIVLALKRGETISVRHLESDHGAWGGGHSLFSGFLLRAHNGEAEIVG